Proteins encoded in a region of the Shewanella polaris genome:
- a CDS encoding TRAP transporter substrate-binding protein has translation MKKSINTFIRPLKSMAKLAAVASILAASFNVFAEPVEIKFSHVVAENTPKGQMALKFKELIEQRLPGEYVVNVFPNSQLFGDNNELAALLLNDVQFVAPSLSKFERYTKKLQIFDLPFLFEDMAAVDRFQQSDAGQKLLNSMNRKGVVGLGYLHNGMKQFSANDPLELPKDANGKKFRIMASDVIAAQFDAVGAIPVKKPFSEVFTLLQTRAIDGQENTWSNIYSKKFYEVQSYITESNHGVLDYMVVTSNTFWKSLPADKRAIFKSSLEEAITLGNSIAAEKGNKDKQTILDSGRSELVTLTPADRQQWVNAMKPVWAKFEDQIGKDMINAAQAANTK, from the coding sequence ATGAAAAAATCGATAAATACTTTTATACGTCCACTAAAGTCAATGGCTAAACTAGCCGCTGTAGCTTCAATTCTGGCAGCGAGTTTTAATGTTTTTGCTGAACCTGTAGAAATTAAGTTTTCTCATGTTGTTGCAGAGAACACACCAAAAGGACAAATGGCACTTAAGTTTAAAGAATTAATAGAACAACGTTTACCTGGTGAATATGTTGTGAACGTATTTCCTAACTCACAGTTATTTGGGGATAACAACGAGCTAGCAGCATTACTGTTAAACGATGTGCAGTTTGTAGCACCATCACTATCTAAGTTTGAGCGTTATACCAAAAAACTACAAATCTTTGATTTACCATTCTTATTTGAAGATATGGCGGCTGTTGATCGCTTCCAACAATCTGATGCGGGCCAAAAACTATTGAACTCAATGAATCGAAAAGGTGTTGTCGGCCTAGGTTACCTTCACAATGGTATGAAGCAATTTTCTGCCAATGACCCGCTAGAATTACCTAAAGATGCTAACGGTAAAAAGTTCCGTATTATGGCGTCTGACGTTATTGCCGCCCAGTTTGACGCTGTTGGTGCTATTCCGGTTAAAAAGCCTTTCTCTGAAGTGTTCACCCTGTTACAAACACGCGCTATTGATGGTCAAGAAAATACTTGGTCAAATATCTATTCAAAGAAATTTTATGAGGTGCAAAGCTACATAACAGAAAGTAATCATGGTGTTTTAGATTACATGGTCGTGACCTCAAATACTTTCTGGAAAAGTCTACCCGCTGACAAACGCGCAATCTTTAAATCTTCACTTGAAGAAGCTATTACACTTGGCAACAGCATTGCTGCAGAAAAAGGCAATAAAGATAAGCAAACTATTTTAGATTCTGGACGTTCTGAATTAGTGACGTTAACGCCAGCGGATCGTCAGCAATGGGTTAATGCAATGAAACCAGTTTGGGCTAAATTTGAAGATCAAATTGGTAAAGACATGATTAATGCAGCACAAGCTGCAAATACCAAATAG
- the gltX gene encoding glutamate--tRNA ligase translates to MTTKTRFAPSPTGFLHVGGARTALYSWLHAKANNGEFVLRIEDTDIERSTQEACDAILDGMNWLGLTWDEGPYYQTKRFDRYNEIIEQMLDNGTAYKCYCSRERVEKMREDQAAQGLQQKYDGCCRDLAPRDTDEPFVVRFKNPIEGSVIFDDHVRGRIEISNDMLDDLIIKRTDGVPTYNFCVVVDDWDMGITCVVRGEDHINNTPRQINILKALGAPIPEYAHVSMILGDDGAKLSKRHGAVGVMQYRDDGYLPEALLNYLVRLGWSHGDQEVFSMEELKTLFKLDDINKAASAFNTDKLIWLNQHYIKSLDPVYVASHLQWHMDDQKIDTSNGPALPEIVTALSERAKTLKELAASSRYFYEDFDNFDEAQAKKHLRGVAMEPLTLFNQKLAAITDWTVENIHQAIEATAADLEVGMGKVGMPLRVAVTGAGQSPALDLTLYLIGKDRSAQRISKAIEFVANRINS, encoded by the coding sequence ATGACAACTAAGACGCGTTTTGCCCCAAGTCCAACTGGCTTTTTACATGTAGGCGGTGCTCGTACTGCTTTATATTCATGGTTACATGCAAAAGCAAATAACGGTGAATTTGTACTTCGTATTGAAGACACCGATATTGAACGTTCAACTCAAGAAGCTTGTGATGCGATTCTTGATGGTATGAACTGGTTAGGTTTAACGTGGGATGAAGGTCCTTATTATCAGACTAAACGTTTTGATCGTTACAACGAAATTATTGAGCAGATGCTAGATAACGGCACGGCTTATAAATGTTATTGCTCACGTGAGCGTGTTGAAAAAATGCGTGAAGATCAGGCTGCACAAGGATTACAACAAAAATACGACGGTTGCTGTCGTGACCTTGCGCCTCGTGATACTGACGAGCCGTTTGTTGTGCGCTTTAAAAACCCAATCGAAGGCAGTGTGATCTTTGATGATCACGTTCGTGGTCGCATTGAAATTTCAAACGATATGCTTGATGATCTTATTATTAAGCGTACTGATGGCGTACCAACTTACAACTTCTGTGTTGTCGTTGATGACTGGGATATGGGCATTACGTGCGTTGTTCGTGGTGAAGACCATATCAACAATACCCCTCGCCAAATTAATATCCTTAAAGCATTAGGAGCTCCTATTCCTGAATATGCTCATGTTTCGATGATTTTGGGTGATGATGGTGCCAAATTATCTAAGCGTCATGGCGCTGTCGGTGTAATGCAGTATCGTGATGATGGTTATTTACCTGAAGCACTATTAAATTATCTTGTTCGTTTAGGCTGGTCTCATGGTGATCAAGAAGTATTTTCAATGGAAGAATTGAAAACACTATTTAAATTAGATGACATCAATAAAGCCGCTTCAGCCTTTAATACCGATAAACTTATTTGGTTAAATCAACATTATATCAAATCACTTGATCCTGTTTATGTTGCATCGCATTTACAGTGGCATATGGATGACCAAAAGATTGATACCAGTAATGGCCCTGCATTACCTGAAATTGTGACTGCATTATCTGAACGCGCTAAAACATTAAAAGAGTTAGCAGCTTCTAGTCGTTATTTCTATGAAGACTTTGATAACTTCGATGAAGCCCAGGCTAAAAAGCACCTACGTGGTGTGGCAATGGAGCCTTTAACCTTGTTCAATCAAAAGTTAGCAGCAATAACAGACTGGACAGTTGAAAATATTCATCAAGCAATTGAAGCTACAGCAGCAGATCTTGAGGTGGGTATGGGTAAAGTCGGAATGCCACTACGTGTTGCGGTAACGGGCGCTGGGCAGTCTCCTGCGTTAGACTTAACCTTATATTTAATTGGAAAAGATCGATCTGCACAAAGAATATCCAAAGCGATTGAATTTGTAGCAAATAGAATAAATTCCTAA
- a CDS encoding ABC transporter ATP-binding protein codes for MFKFFESLTQALPQEEPTQPPNTLYAFCRHYTRGFGLPLIIMSVLTAIMAMLEVSLFGFMGQLVDWLVTKNPQTLWQDESTTLITMSVIVLVVIPLVVWLHASIVHQTLLGNYPMAIRWQAHRYLLKQSISFYQDDFAGRIATKVMQTSLAVRETVMKLLDVLMYILVYFTSMLVMIATADVRLMLPMLVWLAAYVLIQWKLVPKLKAISTEQADARSTMTGRIVDSYTNISTVKLFSHTTQEADYAQDSMTRFLKTVYGQMRLVTIINVLVQIINYLLAFTIAAVSIWLWADNAITVGAIAIAVSLALRLNGMSQWIMWEISSLFENIGTVTDGMNTLSKPIAIQDKIDAKDIVVDHGKIDFNQVCFHYGEKTGVIEQLNLNIKAGEKVGLVGRSGAGKSTLVNLLMRFHDVEKGQILIDDQPITDITQDSLRANIGMVTQDTSLLHRSIRENILYGDPHASDEKLMAAITQAQAAEFIDNLTDPFGNKGLDAQVGERGVKLSGGQRQRIAIARVLLKNAPILLLDEATSALDSEVEAAIQESLYELMEGKTVIAIAHRLSTIAAMDRLIVLDKGCVVEQGTHQELINAKGIYAQLWAHQTGGFLGLD; via the coding sequence ATGTTTAAATTTTTTGAATCATTGACCCAAGCTTTACCGCAAGAAGAACCGACTCAGCCACCCAATACTTTGTACGCATTTTGTCGTCATTATACCCGCGGGTTTGGTTTGCCTTTAATTATCATGTCAGTACTAACAGCCATAATGGCAATGTTGGAAGTGTCACTGTTTGGCTTTATGGGCCAACTGGTAGATTGGTTAGTCACTAAAAATCCGCAAACATTATGGCAAGATGAAAGCACTACCTTGATTACCATGTCAGTGATTGTCTTAGTCGTCATACCGCTTGTTGTCTGGTTACATGCTTCTATCGTGCACCAAACGCTTTTGGGTAACTACCCCATGGCCATTCGTTGGCAAGCACATCGCTATTTACTCAAACAAAGTATTTCATTTTATCAAGATGACTTTGCAGGACGGATCGCCACAAAGGTAATGCAAACTTCGCTTGCTGTACGTGAAACGGTCATGAAATTACTGGATGTACTGATGTACATTTTAGTGTATTTCACCTCTATGTTGGTCATGATTGCCACTGCAGACGTACGTTTAATGCTACCCATGCTCGTTTGGTTAGCGGCTTATGTGTTGATCCAATGGAAACTCGTTCCAAAGCTGAAAGCAATATCGACAGAACAAGCTGATGCTCGCTCGACAATGACGGGCCGTATTGTCGACAGTTACACCAACATATCAACCGTAAAGCTGTTCTCGCATACGACACAAGAAGCTGACTACGCCCAAGATAGTATGACGCGTTTCTTAAAAACCGTTTATGGCCAAATGCGTCTGGTAACGATCATTAATGTATTAGTGCAAATCATTAATTACTTATTAGCGTTCACCATTGCGGCTGTGTCTATTTGGTTATGGGCAGACAATGCGATTACTGTTGGCGCCATTGCGATTGCGGTGAGTTTAGCGTTGCGTTTAAATGGTATGTCACAATGGATTATGTGGGAAATCAGTTCACTATTTGAAAATATTGGTACCGTTACCGATGGTATGAATACGTTATCAAAACCCATTGCTATCCAAGATAAAATCGATGCAAAAGACATTGTTGTTGACCATGGAAAAATCGATTTCAATCAGGTTTGCTTTCATTATGGTGAAAAAACTGGCGTCATTGAGCAACTAAACTTGAATATTAAAGCAGGTGAAAAAGTCGGCTTAGTGGGACGGTCTGGTGCAGGGAAATCGACCTTAGTAAACTTATTAATGCGTTTTCATGATGTTGAAAAAGGCCAAATACTGATTGATGATCAACCTATAACGGATATAACCCAAGACTCATTACGGGCAAATATTGGTATGGTGACTCAGGATACGTCGTTATTACACCGTTCGATCCGTGAAAACATTCTGTATGGTGATCCACATGCCAGTGATGAAAAATTAATGGCGGCGATAACTCAAGCACAAGCTGCAGAGTTTATTGACAATTTAACTGATCCCTTTGGCAACAAGGGACTCGATGCTCAAGTGGGTGAACGCGGCGTTAAGCTGTCTGGTGGCCAACGCCAACGGATTGCCATTGCAAGAGTATTACTTAAGAATGCGCCAATTCTATTGCTTGATGAAGCCACTTCAGCATTAGACTCTGAAGTCGAAGCCGCGATTCAAGAGTCTCTTTATGAATTGATGGAAGGTAAAACAGTAATAGCGATAGCGCATCGGCTCTCAACGATTGCAGCTATGGATAGACTCATTGTATTAGATAAAGGCTGTGTTGTTGAACAAGGTACTCATCAAGAGCTGATTAATGCCAAAGGGATATACGCACAACTGTGGGCCCATCAAACTGGCGGTTTTTTAGGATTAGATTAA
- a CDS encoding AlkA N-terminal domain-containing protein codes for MVQINSDCNIAAQVCQQARLSRDARFDGQFFTGVITTGIYCRSICPAPAPYEKNVRYFDSAIKAANAGLRPCLRCRPDSAPSSFAWLGTQTTLMRAIALIDQGFLNGENSGTVVKLADKLGISSRYLNKLFNQGLGASPKRFALYQQLMFAKQLLHQTQLSMTEVAMAAGFNSIRRFNEIFKQELLLTPSELRQKSRHSTDVTHPYKDNQVSTNIKPITLALSYRPPFNWAKMLAFYAFRQVDDMEVIDDISGRYGRTFSFNGVEGVFYISPNADKPQLDVSIYLADANDIKSLHYITMQLRRMFDLDADMEIIQQALSPIIKLGAQIDNGLRIPAAGSVFEAACRAVLGQQVSVVQATKLLNLLVESYGETLFIDGKVWQLFPTAQAIANASLDELNMPGARKLALNALGQFVHQHADSTPDDWLSVKGIGPWTVAYANMRGLSDPDVFLSSDLVIKNRLHALYEQSGKPIESSKSYLSIAADIAKQASPWGSYLTFQLWDNDPVAAKNG; via the coding sequence ATGGTCCAGATTAACAGTGATTGTAATATTGCAGCACAGGTCTGCCAGCAAGCAAGGCTTAGTCGTGACGCTCGCTTTGATGGTCAATTTTTTACCGGAGTTATCACTACTGGTATTTATTGCCGATCGATTTGTCCCGCCCCTGCACCCTATGAAAAAAATGTCCGTTACTTTGATTCTGCGATAAAAGCGGCTAATGCTGGACTTAGGCCTTGTCTGCGATGCCGGCCCGATAGTGCACCAAGTTCATTTGCGTGGTTAGGCACTCAAACAACATTAATGCGAGCCATCGCGTTAATTGATCAAGGCTTTTTAAATGGTGAGAATTCAGGAACGGTCGTCAAGTTGGCTGATAAATTAGGTATTAGCAGTCGGTATTTAAATAAACTCTTCAACCAAGGTTTGGGGGCTTCACCTAAACGTTTTGCGTTATATCAGCAGTTGATGTTTGCTAAGCAGTTATTACACCAAACACAATTATCAATGACAGAGGTCGCCATGGCTGCTGGCTTTAATAGTATCAGGCGGTTTAATGAAATTTTTAAGCAAGAACTATTGTTAACACCTAGCGAATTACGCCAAAAGAGCCGACATTCAACTGATGTAACTCATCCTTATAAAGATAATCAAGTGAGCACTAACATTAAACCAATAACATTAGCATTATCTTACCGTCCCCCTTTTAATTGGGCGAAGATGTTGGCTTTTTATGCCTTTCGTCAAGTTGATGATATGGAGGTCATTGATGATATTTCGGGACGTTATGGCCGAACCTTTTCGTTTAATGGCGTAGAAGGCGTTTTTTACATTTCACCAAATGCCGATAAACCCCAACTTGATGTGAGTATTTACTTAGCTGATGCCAATGATATTAAATCCTTACATTATATTACTATGCAATTGCGCCGTATGTTTGATTTAGATGCTGACATGGAGATAATCCAGCAGGCATTATCTCCCATCATTAAATTAGGTGCCCAAATTGATAATGGTTTACGTATTCCTGCCGCTGGCAGCGTATTTGAGGCCGCTTGCCGTGCCGTATTAGGGCAACAAGTCAGTGTCGTGCAAGCCACTAAGTTATTAAATTTATTGGTTGAATCTTATGGTGAAACGCTGTTCATCGATGGTAAGGTTTGGCAACTATTTCCTACGGCACAAGCTATTGCTAACGCTTCATTAGATGAACTTAACATGCCAGGCGCTCGAAAATTAGCATTAAATGCCTTGGGGCAATTTGTGCATCAGCATGCTGACTCAACACCTGACGATTGGTTGTCTGTAAAAGGTATTGGTCCATGGACTGTTGCTTATGCAAATATGCGAGGTTTGAGTGATCCTGATGTGTTTTTGAGTTCTGATTTAGTCATCAAAAATCGTCTTCATGCGTTATATGAGCAATCGGGTAAACCCATTGAATCCTCTAAATCGTACTTAAGCATTGCTGCCGACATTGCAAAACAAGCATCACCTTGGGGCAGTTACTTAACCTTCCAGCTTTGGGATAACGATCCTGTCGCTGCAAAAAACGGATAA
- a CDS encoding methylated-DNA--[protein]-cysteine S-methyltransferase, whose protein sequence is MTHFTSPKCHALVTSPVGLLSLKASEHGLTHLQVEDLAQTSSLVEIQTQFRFQQGTTETTQDLVVQAQQHIDTTVIQLTEYFANQRQHFSVPLAPKGTVFQHEVWHALSQLTFGQRCSYSDIANTIGRPKAVRAVGAANGANPIAIIVPCHRVIGKGGKLTGYAYGLDMKQWLLDLEGIEEIN, encoded by the coding sequence ATGACCCATTTTACTTCGCCGAAGTGCCATGCTTTAGTCACAAGTCCTGTTGGTTTACTCTCGCTTAAAGCATCTGAGCATGGATTAACCCATCTGCAGGTTGAAGACCTTGCCCAAACGAGCTCGCTTGTAGAGATTCAAACTCAGTTTAGATTCCAACAAGGCACGACTGAGACAACTCAAGATTTAGTGGTACAAGCCCAACAGCATATTGATACAACAGTCATTCAATTAACAGAGTACTTCGCTAATCAAAGGCAACATTTTAGTGTTCCTCTAGCGCCTAAGGGGACTGTTTTTCAACATGAGGTTTGGCATGCTCTGAGTCAATTAACATTCGGCCAGCGCTGCAGTTACAGTGATATCGCTAATACTATTGGGCGACCTAAAGCTGTCAGAGCTGTTGGGGCTGCAAATGGTGCAAACCCAATTGCTATTATCGTTCCTTGTCATCGGGTGATAGGCAAAGGCGGTAAGTTAACTGGTTATGCTTATGGGCTCGATATGAAGCAGTGGCTACTGGACTTAGAAGGGATTGAAGAAATTAACTAA
- a CDS encoding DEAD/DEAH box helicase — protein MTQASLATTFAEFGLHTPLLARLTELKYLQPTPIQAETIPSTLTGKDLLAGANTGSGKTAAFALPILHQLVSRRATTSAKGNFVSALVLVPTRELAKQVADSFKSYAVHLNGDIKVVAAFGGVSVNTQMLALRGGADVVVATPGRLLDLVSSNALKLSQVTTLVLDEADRMLSLGFTEELTQVLNLLPKQKQTLLFSATFPDEVRQLTQALLVNPLEIQLQSAEASTLVQRVMTVNREKKTALLAHLLQQHQWRQVLIFVGAKNSCNHLAQKLAKRGITAEVFHGDKAQGARSRVLEGFKAGDIQVLIATDIAARGLDIEKLPVVINFDLPRSPADYMHRIGRSGRAGEVGLALTLLSHDEYHHFSVIEKKNQIRLVREQVNGFEADDVVPESVLEQPKPMAKPEGSGKKKRKKLSSVNVDIWAKKPD, from the coding sequence ATGACCCAAGCTTCTTTAGCTACGACTTTCGCTGAATTTGGCCTGCATACTCCATTGTTGGCCAGATTAACCGAGCTTAAATACCTTCAGCCTACACCAATCCAAGCTGAAACCATTCCTAGCACACTAACTGGTAAAGATTTACTGGCGGGTGCCAATACTGGCTCAGGTAAAACAGCGGCTTTTGCATTGCCGATATTACATCAATTGGTGAGTCGTCGGGCAACAACATCCGCCAAAGGTAATTTTGTTAGTGCGTTAGTCTTGGTACCAACGCGAGAACTTGCTAAGCAAGTTGCCGACAGCTTTAAATCCTATGCGGTTCATTTAAATGGCGACATTAAAGTGGTTGCTGCATTTGGCGGTGTATCTGTTAATACTCAGATGCTAGCATTGCGTGGCGGTGCGGATGTAGTGGTTGCGACACCAGGTCGTTTACTCGATTTAGTATCGTCAAATGCATTAAAGCTGTCCCAAGTGACAACGCTAGTACTTGATGAAGCAGACAGAATGTTAAGCCTTGGTTTTACTGAAGAGCTGACTCAAGTACTCAATTTACTTCCTAAGCAAAAACAAACGTTATTGTTTTCAGCGACTTTCCCAGATGAAGTTCGCCAACTAACGCAAGCGCTGCTCGTTAACCCGCTTGAGATACAATTACAAAGCGCTGAGGCGAGTACGTTAGTACAACGGGTAATGACGGTTAATCGTGAAAAAAAGACCGCTTTACTTGCACATTTACTACAACAGCATCAATGGCGCCAAGTGTTGATTTTTGTTGGCGCTAAAAATAGTTGCAATCATTTAGCTCAAAAACTGGCTAAACGTGGTATCACTGCAGAGGTGTTTCACGGTGATAAAGCCCAAGGCGCGAGAAGTCGTGTATTGGAAGGTTTTAAGGCTGGTGATATTCAAGTGCTTATTGCAACAGACATTGCTGCTCGTGGCCTTGATATTGAAAAATTACCTGTAGTAATAAATTTTGACTTACCGCGCAGTCCAGCAGATTATATGCATCGAATTGGTCGCAGCGGACGTGCGGGAGAGGTCGGTTTAGCGTTGACCTTGTTGTCGCATGATGAGTATCATCACTTCTCTGTTATTGAGAAAAAGAATCAAATTCGACTTGTTCGTGAACAAGTTAACGGGTTTGAGGCTGATGATGTAGTGCCTGAAAGTGTACTGGAACAACCTAAGCCAATGGCGAAGCCAGAAGGTAGCGGTAAGAAAAAACGTAAAAAGTTGTCCTCAGTTAATGTTGATATTTGGGCTAAAAAACCAGATTAG
- a CDS encoding protein-tyrosine phosphatase family protein, which produces MKHIFWLVDGQVAGRSGPNKDAWNLAEFKQAGFGAIASLNNAEGCDTEDMVALGLRHKVFNLPDNIPPKPQDLAICAEILPQVLAFIRECEREQKPVLLHCRSGVNRTEMVMAYYMMENGAAPLHAVSQVRNASGLAFEAEGWDQFVYDVLYELQSSSN; this is translated from the coding sequence ATGAAACATATTTTTTGGTTAGTTGATGGACAAGTCGCAGGGCGAAGTGGTCCGAACAAAGATGCATGGAACTTAGCAGAGTTCAAACAGGCCGGATTTGGAGCGATTGCATCATTAAATAATGCTGAAGGCTGTGATACTGAAGATATGGTAGCATTAGGTCTTCGACATAAAGTGTTTAATTTGCCTGATAATATTCCGCCTAAACCACAAGATTTAGCTATCTGTGCTGAAATATTACCTCAGGTGTTAGCATTTATTCGTGAATGCGAACGTGAGCAAAAACCGGTATTATTACATTGTCGTTCAGGTGTTAATCGCACCGAAATGGTAATGGCTTATTATATGATGGAAAACGGTGCAGCACCTTTGCATGCCGTTAGCCAAGTTCGTAATGCCAGTGGTTTAGCCTTTGAGGCTGAAGGTTGGGATCAGTTTGTTTATGACGTACTTTACGAGCTACAATCAAGTTCGAATTGA
- a CDS encoding chemotaxis protein, translating into MSKANQSQGLLLFKLNQTQLFALGTLKIRELVPYTPLTKIPHSHPAILGAATMRGHTLPVIDMAAAVGYKPITDSERKDCYIIITDCQRMVIGFLVRAIDKIIECNWRNIEAPSGNLGQNAFLTGVTRFDDQLVQLLDVELLLSKIFPDDPISHRAILTDVQREKLKPLHILLVDDSKVARKQLSDALDSINIPYQVTADGRDALSIMQQAAEDRMPIDLLVSDIEMPGLDGYELAFEVKNNPAIEHAYIILHTSLSSEISVSQAKQVGANEALTKFDAKELIEAMLRGAEAIETV; encoded by the coding sequence ATGAGCAAAGCGAATCAATCACAGGGTTTATTGCTTTTTAAGTTGAACCAAACACAACTGTTTGCTTTAGGTACTTTGAAAATTCGTGAACTCGTGCCTTATACACCTCTAACTAAAATTCCACATTCTCACCCAGCCATTCTGGGAGCTGCAACTATGAGGGGTCATACTCTTCCTGTGATAGATATGGCTGCAGCGGTTGGTTATAAACCTATTACCGACTCCGAGCGTAAAGATTGCTATATCATTATTACGGATTGCCAGCGAATGGTTATTGGCTTTCTGGTTCGAGCCATCGATAAAATCATTGAGTGTAACTGGCGAAACATTGAAGCTCCGTCTGGTAACTTAGGTCAAAACGCCTTTTTAACAGGAGTAACCCGTTTTGATGATCAATTAGTTCAATTACTGGATGTTGAGTTATTATTATCAAAGATCTTTCCTGACGATCCTATTTCTCATCGTGCAATATTGACAGATGTTCAACGTGAAAAATTAAAGCCATTGCATATTTTGTTGGTTGATGACTCTAAAGTAGCCCGTAAGCAATTATCTGACGCATTAGACTCAATTAATATCCCCTATCAAGTGACGGCCGATGGTCGTGACGCTCTTTCCATTATGCAACAAGCCGCAGAAGACCGAATGCCAATTGACTTACTGGTGAGTGATATTGAAATGCCAGGGCTTGATGGATATGAATTGGCTTTTGAAGTTAAGAATAACCCTGCTATTGAGCATGCATATATTATTTTACATACTTCGTTATCCAGTGAAATTAGTGTTAGCCAAGCGAAACAAGTCGGTGCTAATGAAGCGCTCACCAAATTTGATGCTAAAGAGTTAATTGAGGCAATGTTAAGAGGTGCTGAGGCGATAGAGACGGTTTAA
- the sstT gene encoding serine/threonine transporter SstT, with translation MNQKTSLLARIASGSLVLQIISGIILGVVLASISTTGANNVAFLGSLFVGALKAIAPILVFVLVASSIANQKKNSQTNMRPIIALYLLGTFAAALTAVLFSFAFPTTLLLTTGIEGSNPPQGISEVINTLLFKIVDNPVNALLTGNYIGILVWGAGLGITMHHASDSTKRMLSDVSDAVSNIVRFVIRLAPIGIFGLVAATFAETGFEAIAGYGQLLMVLVGSMLFIALVVNPIIVYVKIKRNPYPLVFKCLRESGVTAFFTRSSAANIPVNMALCEELKLHKDTYSVSIPLGATINMGGAAITITVLTLAAAHTLGIQIDFLTALLLSVIASISACGASGVAGGSLLLIPLACSLFGISNDIAMQVVAVGFIIGVIQDSAETALNSSTDVIFTAAACEAAEVKEAKQAAQVS, from the coding sequence ATGAATCAAAAAACATCACTGTTAGCTCGTATCGCTAGCGGTAGCCTTGTGCTACAGATTATCAGCGGAATTATTTTGGGCGTGGTCCTGGCAAGTATTTCCACAACTGGGGCTAATAATGTGGCCTTTTTAGGCTCTCTTTTTGTAGGAGCGCTAAAAGCTATAGCACCGATCCTGGTTTTTGTTTTGGTAGCATCATCGATTGCCAATCAAAAGAAAAATAGTCAAACCAATATGCGCCCAATTATTGCTCTATATCTATTGGGAACCTTTGCGGCAGCATTAACTGCTGTATTATTCAGTTTTGCATTTCCAACTACTTTATTGTTAACCACTGGTATTGAAGGCTCAAATCCTCCTCAAGGGATTAGCGAAGTCATTAATACCTTATTATTTAAAATTGTCGATAATCCTGTTAACGCATTATTAACCGGCAATTATATTGGTATTTTAGTTTGGGGTGCAGGATTAGGTATAACCATGCATCATGCGAGTGACAGTACTAAACGGATGCTTTCTGATGTCAGTGATGCGGTATCTAACATTGTCCGTTTTGTCATCCGTCTTGCGCCAATTGGTATTTTCGGTTTAGTGGCTGCGACATTTGCTGAAACTGGTTTTGAAGCAATAGCCGGTTACGGCCAACTATTAATGGTACTTGTTGGCTCCATGCTATTTATTGCGTTGGTTGTTAACCCTATTATTGTTTATGTCAAAATTAAACGTAACCCTTATCCATTAGTATTTAAGTGTCTACGTGAGAGTGGAGTGACAGCATTTTTTACTCGTTCAAGTGCTGCTAATATTCCGGTCAACATGGCTTTGTGTGAAGAACTAAAACTGCATAAAGACACTTATTCTGTCTCAATTCCATTAGGTGCCACGATTAATATGGGCGGTGCCGCTATTACCATTACGGTATTGACCTTAGCCGCAGCCCATACTTTGGGTATTCAAATAGACTTTTTGACGGCATTATTATTGAGTGTCATCGCATCTATTTCTGCTTGTGGTGCCTCTGGTGTTGCTGGTGGGTCGCTACTATTAATTCCATTAGCATGTAGTTTGTTTGGTATTTCTAATGATATTGCCATGCAAGTTGTCGCTGTTGGCTTTATTATTGGTGTGATTCAAGATTCAGCTGAAACGGCGCTTAACAGCTCAACTGATGTGATCTTTACTGCTGCAGCATGTGAAGCGGCTGAAGTTAAAGAGGCAAAGCAAGCCGCTCAAGTCAGTTAA